In one Populus nigra chromosome 12, ddPopNigr1.1, whole genome shotgun sequence genomic region, the following are encoded:
- the LOC133669778 gene encoding sugar transporter ERD6-like 18 encodes MEKGCMEEGLANTKRPLLLGERNFINSDKPKGDSSFTPVLFLSAIVALCGNFCFGFAAGYTSTAEFEMMEDLGMSIAAYSFFGSIMTIGAAIGAILSGKMADFVGRKRTMWLSQIFCIMGWLGIAFAKNVWGVNIGRASIGFAVGLIAYVVPVYIAEITPKNIRGRFVVTLQLMNCSGLLVVFFLGNFFSWRTVSLLAIIPCLMQVVGLVFIPESPRWLASIGKEIEFEDALRRLRGVDAGFSQEAIEIKDATENFQRSEAGFQGLFQKKYAYPVMIGVGLMLLQQLGGNSVFAAYLSTVFAKANVSTTIGPTAIALLQMPAAVLGVFLMDAFGRRALLMVSSVASCLCLSIMGLSFYLQEHQYAKEFTPLMVFLGVLGFSYAFAIGMSGIPWVIMSEIFPINIKASAGSLVTLVNWSCSWLVTFAFNFMLEWSSAGTFFFFASMSAMAFLFTWIMVPETKGRSLEEIQATLLTYVY; translated from the exons ATGGAGAAAGGGTGCATGGAAGAAGGGCTGGCAAATACTAAAAGGCCCCTGCTTCTTGGTGAAAGGAACTTCATCAACAGCGACAAACCAAAGGGCGATTCTTCCTTTACTCCGGTTCTCTTCCTTAGCGCCATTGTTGCCTTATGCGGCAACTTCTGTTTCGGATTTGCT GCTGGTTACACATCAACTGCAGAATTTGAAATGATGGAAGATTTAGGCATGTCTATTGCTGCG TACTCTTTTTTTGGTTCAATAATGACGATAGGAGCTGCGATAGGTGCTATTTTAAGTGGGAAGATGGCGGATTTCGTTGGCCGAAAACGA ACAATGTGGTTATCCCAGATATTTTGCATCATGGGATGGCTTGGAATAGCATTTGCTAAG AATGTTTGGGGGGTCAATATTGGAAGAGCATCAATTGGATTCGCAGTTGGACTTATTGCTTATGTG GTACCTGTATATATTGCAGAAATAACACCTAAAAATATTAGAGGTCGATTTGTAGTGACTCTGCAG TTGATGAACTGTTCTGGCCTCTTAGtagtttttttccttggaaactTTTTTTCATGGCGCACCGTGTCTCTATTAG CTATAATTCCATGTTTAATGCAAGTTGTCGGTTTAGTCTTCATACCAGAGTCTCCAAGATGGCTA GCATCAATTGGCAAGGAAATAGAGTTTGAAGATGCTTTGCGACGGCTTAGAGGAGTGGACGCCGGTTTTTCTCAAGAAGCTATTGAAATCAAA GATGCTACAGAGAATTTCCAACGCAGTGAAGCTGGATTTCAAGGCTTGTTTCAAAAGAAATATGCTTATCCAGTTATG ATTGGAGTAGGGTTAATGTTACTTCAACAATTGGGAGGGAACAGTGTGTTTGCAGCTTATCTTAGCACAGTGTTTGCTAAAGCTA ATGTCTCAACTACCATTGGACCTACAGCAATAGCCTTGTTACAG ATGCCAGCAGCTGTTTTAGGTGTGTTCTTGATGGATGCATTTGGAAGACGAGCTCTTCTTATG GTTTCTTCTGTTGCATCATGCCTGTGCCTGTCCATCATGGGGTTATCGTTCTACTTGCAG GAACACCAGTATGCCAAGGAGTTCACTCCATTGATGGTGTTTCTTGGAGTACTG GGATTTTCTTATGCTTTCGCAATAGGCATGTCAGGAATACCATGGGTTATAATGTCAGAG ATATTCCCAATAAACATCAAGGCCTCAGCTGGCAGCTTGGTGACTTTAGTCAATTGGTCCTGCTCATGGCTTGTGACATTTGCATTTAATTTTATGCTGGAATGGAGCTCAGCAG GAACATTTTTCTTCTTCGCTAGCATGTCTGCCATGGCATTTCTATTCACTTGGATAATGGTGCCAGAGACCAAAGGGCGTTCATTGGAAGAAATACAAGCAACATTATTAACTTATGTCTACTAA
- the LOC133669781 gene encoding small ribosomal subunit protein eS10z-like, with amino-acid sequence MIIPEKNRREISKYLFQEGVCYAKKDFNLAKHPEIDVPNLQVIKLMQSFKSKEYVRETFAWMYYYWYLTNDGIEFLRTYLNLPSEIVPATLKKQAKPAGGRPFGGPPGDRPRGPPRFEGDRPRFGDRDGYRGGPRGGEGGEKGGAPADYQPAFRGTGGRPGFGRGGGGYGAAQTSSPGFT; translated from the exons ATG ATTATTCCAGAGAAGAACAGAAGAGAAATCTCCAAGTACCTCTTTCAAG AGGGAGTTTGCTATGCAAAGAAGGACTTCAACCTTGCAAAGCACCCAGAGATTGATGTTCCTAATCTCCAGGTTATTAAGCTCATGCAGAGCTTCAAATCCAAGGAATATGTTCGTGAGACATTTGCTTGGATGTACTACTACTGGTATCTTACCAATGATGGGATTGAGTTTTTGAGGACGTACCTGAATCTTCCATCAGAAATTGTTCCTGCCACCTTGAAGAAACAAGCGAAGCCTGCTGGAGGTCGGCCATTTGGTGGTCCACCTGGTGACCGCCCACG AGGCCCACCTCGCTTTGAAGGAGACCGTCCAAGATTTGGTGACCGTGATGGTTATCGTGGGGGCCCTCGAGGGGGTGAAGGTGGTGAGAAGGGAGGAGCACCAGCAGATTACCAGCCTGCATTTCGG GGCACTGGTGGAAGGCCAGGCTTTGGTCGTGGAGGAGGAGGTTATGGTGCAGCACAAACCAGTTCCCCTGGCTTTACTTGA
- the LOC133669436 gene encoding receptor-like cytosolic serine/threonine-protein kinase RBK2 isoform X2 → MAAVGGHNKAAHSSTLPWYREGSKEYCLLSERNLHAKVSVKPKKHSPVISSSASSVDLRASDMERERQDGSSPRGVIEACLTGLESNSDFTRNSTAESEVPRSKAHSNWSRFFKSWKRFSLKHLTSPPPVPKEPKRKSRSTRENTVLRNLYNFKSTLQHFTFAELKMATNNFNHENLIGKGGFAEVYKGCLPDGRLVAIKQLTKGTLDEKTAGFLNELGIIAHVDHPNTAKLLGCGIDGGMHLVFELSPLGSLGSALHGSQVELDWSKRYKIALGAADGLLYLHENCRRRIIHRDIKADNILLTKNFEPQICDFGLAKWLPTQWTHHNVSKFEGTFGYFAPEYYMHGIVDEKTDIYAFGVLLLELITGRRPVDRLQQSLVVWAKPLLDNNDTKELADPSLGDNYDLEEMDRVVLTASLCIEQSPVLRPRMSQVVILLRGDEYVSERAKKGKGRALLRTYSEEIFDAQDYNSTRYLNDLKRYKELALGS, encoded by the exons ATGGCAGCTGTTGGAGGACATAACAAAGCTGCTCATAGTAGTACTCTTCCTTGGTACAG GGAGGGTTCGAAGGAGTATTGCTTACTATCAGAGAGAAATCTGCATGCAAAAGTTTCAGTGAAACCTAAGAAACACAGTCCAGTGATTTCTTCCTCTGCTTCTTCCGTTG ACTTGAGAGCTTCAGACATGGAAAGAGAGAGACAAGATGGATCATCTCCTAGAGGAGTTATAGAAGCTTGCTTAACAGGCTTGGAATCCAACTCAGATTTTACTAGAAACAGCACTGCAGAATCAGAAGTTCCTCGTTCGAAGGCACATTCGAACTGGAGTAGATTCTTCAAGTCATGGAAAAGATTTTCGCTAAAACACTTGACTTCACCTCCTCCAGTGCCCAAGGAACCAAAACGTAAGAGCAGGAGTACAAGAGAGAACACAGTTCTGAGAAATTTATACAACTTCAAGTCAACCTTGCAGCATTTCACTTTTGCGGAGCTCAAAATGGCAACAAACAATTTTAACCACG AGAATTTAATTGGAAAAGGTGGTTTTGCTGAGGTTTACAAAGGTTGTTTGCCTGATGGAAGGCTGGTAGCCATAAAGCAGCTGACAAAAGGAACTCTTGATGAGAAGACTGCTGGCTTTCTAAATGAGCTAGGCATTATAGCTCATGTTGACCATCCTAATACTGCTAAGCTGCTTGGGTGTGGCATTGATGGGGGAATGCaccttgtttttgaattgtctCCATTAGGGAGTTTAGGATCTGCTCTTCATG GTTCACAAGTCGAGCTTGATTGGAGTAAAAGGTACAAAATTGCTCTTGGGGCAGCAGATGGACTGCTGTATCTTCATGAGAATTGCCGAAGGCGAATCATCCATAGAGATATAAAGGCTGATAATATTCTTCTTACAAAGAATTTTGAGCCTCAG ATTTGTGATTTCGGACTAGCAAAGTGGCTACCAACACAGTGGACTCACCATAATGTATCCAAATTTGAAGGCACATTCGG CTACTTTGCACCCGAATACTATATGCATGGCATAGTCGATGAAAAAACCGATATCTATGCATTTGGGGTATTACTTTTGGAGCTCATAACAGGGCGTCGACCTGTGGATCGTTTACAACAAAGCCTTGTGGTTTGG GCAAAGCCTTTGCTGGATAACAACGATACTAAGGAGCTTGCTGACCCTTCTCTTGGTGACAACTATGATCTAGAAGAGATGGATCGTGTGGTTTTGACCGCCTCTTTGTGCATTGAGCAGTCTCCAGTCCTACGCCCTCGAATGAGTCAG GTTGTGATCCTACTAAGAGGTGATGAATATGTCTCTGAGCGTGCCAAAAAAGGTAAAGGTCGTGCTCTCCTAAGAACTTACTCAGAAGAAATCTTCGACGCTCAAGATTACAACTCAACTAGGTATCTCAACGATCTCAAACGATACAAAGAGCTTGCTTTGGGTTCTTGA
- the LOC133669436 gene encoding receptor-like cytosolic serine/threonine-protein kinase RBK2 isoform X1 — MAAVGGHNKAAHSSTLPWYRSVPLHALSFGEGSKEYCLLSERNLHAKVSVKPKKHSPVISSSASSVDLRASDMERERQDGSSPRGVIEACLTGLESNSDFTRNSTAESEVPRSKAHSNWSRFFKSWKRFSLKHLTSPPPVPKEPKRKSRSTRENTVLRNLYNFKSTLQHFTFAELKMATNNFNHENLIGKGGFAEVYKGCLPDGRLVAIKQLTKGTLDEKTAGFLNELGIIAHVDHPNTAKLLGCGIDGGMHLVFELSPLGSLGSALHGSQVELDWSKRYKIALGAADGLLYLHENCRRRIIHRDIKADNILLTKNFEPQICDFGLAKWLPTQWTHHNVSKFEGTFGYFAPEYYMHGIVDEKTDIYAFGVLLLELITGRRPVDRLQQSLVVWAKPLLDNNDTKELADPSLGDNYDLEEMDRVVLTASLCIEQSPVLRPRMSQVVILLRGDEYVSERAKKGKGRALLRTYSEEIFDAQDYNSTRYLNDLKRYKELALGS; from the exons ATGGCAGCTGTTGGAGGACATAACAAAGCTGCTCATAGTAGTACTCTTCCTTGGTACAGGTCTGTTCCTCTCCATGCTCTCTCATTTGG GGAGGGTTCGAAGGAGTATTGCTTACTATCAGAGAGAAATCTGCATGCAAAAGTTTCAGTGAAACCTAAGAAACACAGTCCAGTGATTTCTTCCTCTGCTTCTTCCGTTG ACTTGAGAGCTTCAGACATGGAAAGAGAGAGACAAGATGGATCATCTCCTAGAGGAGTTATAGAAGCTTGCTTAACAGGCTTGGAATCCAACTCAGATTTTACTAGAAACAGCACTGCAGAATCAGAAGTTCCTCGTTCGAAGGCACATTCGAACTGGAGTAGATTCTTCAAGTCATGGAAAAGATTTTCGCTAAAACACTTGACTTCACCTCCTCCAGTGCCCAAGGAACCAAAACGTAAGAGCAGGAGTACAAGAGAGAACACAGTTCTGAGAAATTTATACAACTTCAAGTCAACCTTGCAGCATTTCACTTTTGCGGAGCTCAAAATGGCAACAAACAATTTTAACCACG AGAATTTAATTGGAAAAGGTGGTTTTGCTGAGGTTTACAAAGGTTGTTTGCCTGATGGAAGGCTGGTAGCCATAAAGCAGCTGACAAAAGGAACTCTTGATGAGAAGACTGCTGGCTTTCTAAATGAGCTAGGCATTATAGCTCATGTTGACCATCCTAATACTGCTAAGCTGCTTGGGTGTGGCATTGATGGGGGAATGCaccttgtttttgaattgtctCCATTAGGGAGTTTAGGATCTGCTCTTCATG GTTCACAAGTCGAGCTTGATTGGAGTAAAAGGTACAAAATTGCTCTTGGGGCAGCAGATGGACTGCTGTATCTTCATGAGAATTGCCGAAGGCGAATCATCCATAGAGATATAAAGGCTGATAATATTCTTCTTACAAAGAATTTTGAGCCTCAG ATTTGTGATTTCGGACTAGCAAAGTGGCTACCAACACAGTGGACTCACCATAATGTATCCAAATTTGAAGGCACATTCGG CTACTTTGCACCCGAATACTATATGCATGGCATAGTCGATGAAAAAACCGATATCTATGCATTTGGGGTATTACTTTTGGAGCTCATAACAGGGCGTCGACCTGTGGATCGTTTACAACAAAGCCTTGTGGTTTGG GCAAAGCCTTTGCTGGATAACAACGATACTAAGGAGCTTGCTGACCCTTCTCTTGGTGACAACTATGATCTAGAAGAGATGGATCGTGTGGTTTTGACCGCCTCTTTGTGCATTGAGCAGTCTCCAGTCCTACGCCCTCGAATGAGTCAG GTTGTGATCCTACTAAGAGGTGATGAATATGTCTCTGAGCGTGCCAAAAAAGGTAAAGGTCGTGCTCTCCTAAGAACTTACTCAGAAGAAATCTTCGACGCTCAAGATTACAACTCAACTAGGTATCTCAACGATCTCAAACGATACAAAGAGCTTGCTTTGGGTTCTTGA